Proteins encoded by one window of Pseudonocardia sp. HH130629-09:
- the glyA gene encoding serine hydroxymethyltransferase: MSEQTFWGPDFHALQQQDPEIAGVVLDELERLRGGLQLIASENLTSPAVLAALGSTLSNKYAEGYPGRRYYGGCGVVDVAENIGNARTKELFGAEHANLQPHSGASANLAAYAAFAKPGDTVLAMDLKQGGHLTHGSKVNFSGLWFNAVSYTVREDTEVIDYDQVRDLAKQHQPKIIIAGATAYPRLIDFAVFREIADEVGAKLMVDAAHFIGLVAGKAIPSPVPYADVVTATTHKVLRGPRGGMVLCREEHAKAIDKAVFPFSQGGPLMHAVAAKAVAMKEAAQPEYQAYTRQVIANARALTKSLESEGMRAVSGGTDNHLALLDLRPIGVTGSEAETRCDRAGITLNKNAIPYDPAPPMKPSGIRVGSPSVTTQGMNEADMAEVGALLARAVKAEHDTATGDAELADVAKAVTALVAKAPAYPRG; encoded by the coding sequence GTGAGCGAGCAGACCTTCTGGGGACCGGACTTCCACGCACTGCAGCAGCAGGACCCCGAGATCGCCGGCGTCGTGCTGGACGAGCTCGAGCGCCTGCGCGGCGGACTGCAGCTCATCGCGAGCGAAAACCTGACCAGCCCGGCGGTGCTGGCCGCCCTCGGGTCGACGCTGTCGAACAAGTACGCCGAGGGCTACCCCGGCCGCCGCTACTACGGCGGCTGCGGCGTCGTCGACGTCGCCGAGAACATCGGCAACGCCCGGACCAAGGAGCTCTTCGGCGCCGAGCACGCCAACCTCCAGCCGCACTCCGGCGCGAGCGCGAACCTCGCCGCCTACGCCGCGTTCGCCAAGCCCGGCGACACCGTGCTGGCCATGGACCTCAAGCAGGGCGGCCACCTCACGCACGGCAGCAAGGTCAACTTCTCCGGCCTGTGGTTCAACGCGGTGTCCTACACCGTCCGGGAGGACACCGAGGTCATCGACTACGACCAGGTCCGCGACCTGGCCAAGCAGCACCAGCCGAAGATCATCATCGCCGGGGCGACCGCGTACCCGCGCCTGATCGACTTCGCGGTGTTCCGCGAGATCGCCGACGAGGTCGGTGCCAAGCTCATGGTCGACGCCGCGCACTTCATCGGACTGGTCGCCGGCAAGGCCATCCCGTCGCCGGTGCCCTACGCCGACGTCGTCACCGCCACCACGCACAAGGTCCTGCGCGGCCCACGCGGCGGCATGGTGCTGTGCCGTGAGGAGCACGCGAAGGCCATCGACAAGGCCGTCTTCCCGTTCTCCCAGGGCGGCCCGCTGATGCACGCGGTCGCGGCGAAGGCCGTCGCGATGAAGGAGGCGGCGCAGCCGGAGTACCAGGCCTACACCCGCCAGGTCATCGCGAACGCCCGGGCCCTGACGAAGAGCCTGGAGTCCGAGGGCATGCGCGCCGTCTCCGGCGGCACCGACAACCATCTCGCCCTGCTGGACCTGCGGCCCATCGGCGTCACCGGCTCCGAGGCGGAGACCCGCTGCGACCGTGCCGGCATCACGCTGAACAAGAACGCGATCCCCTACGACCCGGCGCCGCCGATGAAGCCGTCCGGCATCCGGGTCGGCTCGCCGAGCGTCACCACGCAGGGGATGAACGAGGCCGACATGGCCGAGGTCGGCGCCCTGCTGGCCCGCGCGGTCAAGGCCGAGCACGACACCGCGACCGGCGACGCCGAGCTCGCCGACGTCGCGAAGGCGGTCACCGCACTCGTCGCGAAGGCACCGGCCTACCCTCGGGGGTGA
- the prmC gene encoding peptide chain release factor N(5)-glutamine methyltransferase encodes MTETTSPAAGSRLPLRVAIAEAERTLAAAGVASPRVDAELLAAHVLGSSRSTLLMTPLVDPPVVERLQALVARRATREPLQHILGTAVLGPVEVAVGPGVFTPRPETELLLEWGLAAIRDVHRPRVLDLCTGSGALALAFAVSRPDAEVHALEADPSALSWTRRNLDAHVAAGGRPVTLHVADVRWTDLLIELEGAVDLVVCNPPYVPDGTPVPPEVERWDPPGAVFGGPDGTEIIQAVVRGASGWLRHGGHLAIEHDDTHGETVPALLRRRRTLGEVTEHDDLTGRPRFVTARRVPCP; translated from the coding sequence GTGACCGAGACGACGAGCCCGGCGGCCGGCAGCCGGCTGCCGCTCCGGGTGGCGATCGCGGAGGCCGAGCGCACCCTGGCGGCCGCCGGAGTCGCGTCCCCGCGCGTCGACGCGGAGCTGCTCGCCGCGCACGTGCTCGGCTCGTCACGGTCCACGCTGCTGATGACCCCGCTGGTGGACCCGCCGGTCGTCGAACGGCTGCAGGCCCTCGTCGCCCGCCGCGCCACCCGCGAACCGTTGCAGCACATCCTCGGCACCGCGGTGCTCGGCCCGGTCGAGGTCGCCGTCGGGCCGGGGGTGTTCACCCCGCGCCCGGAGACCGAGCTGCTGCTGGAGTGGGGCCTCGCCGCGATCCGCGACGTGCACCGCCCCCGGGTGCTCGATCTGTGCACCGGGTCCGGCGCGCTCGCGCTGGCCTTCGCGGTGTCGCGGCCCGACGCCGAGGTGCACGCACTGGAGGCCGACCCGTCGGCGCTGTCATGGACCCGGCGCAACCTCGACGCGCACGTCGCCGCGGGCGGGCGCCCGGTGACCCTGCACGTCGCCGACGTCCGGTGGACCGACCTGCTCATCGAGCTGGAGGGTGCGGTCGACCTGGTCGTCTGCAACCCGCCCTACGTCCCGGACGGGACGCCGGTGCCGCCGGAGGTGGAGCGCTGGGACCCGCCCGGCGCGGTGTTCGGCGGTCCCGACGGCACCGAGATCATCCAGGCCGTCGTCCGCGGCGCCAGCGGATGGCTGCGGCACGGCGGACACCTCGCGATCGAGCACGACGACACCCACGGCGAGACGGTCCCGGCGTTGCTGCGCCGCCGTCGCACGCTGGGGGAGGTCACCGAGCACGACGACCTCACCGGTCGCCCGCGCTTCGTCACCGCCCGCCGCGTCCCCTGCCCCTGA
- a CDS encoding undecaprenyl/decaprenyl-phosphate alpha-N-acetylglucosaminyl 1-phosphate transferase has protein sequence MPTDQFTYGLPIRELLLVGLVAAGATLLLTGPVRMLALKVGAVAWPRGRDVHVTPTPRWGGLAMFGGVLAGLLLSLQLPALRLAYFEQSTEVVGVVVATALLVGVGMLDDRYDLDALTKFAAQVTAAGLLVLYGVQWVTVWIPIGGESFLSGSLLLLGQGQSVLMTVLVTVVLVNAMNFVDGLDGLAAGIGLITTLATAVFCVGLISKNGNDPAAFVPSLIAVVLAGSCLGFLPHNFHPARIFMGDTGSMMVGVMLSAAITTASGRIPPDDTAAGNILALVSPVIVLVGIVFIPSLDLLMAVVRRTRAGTSPFSPDKMHLHHRLLQVGHSHRRAVLLVYLWVAVIAFGAVALALVPRTGLVLAATGIALAVAFVASAVPHRSRMRSASAAASPAGQTAIASTDDLPTSDVDDHRSGGSPTTDGPGSGGSPAATGATGHRSGANAATDGPADRRSAGRPAANGAGDRRSAGNPAANGAADRRPGANTAADAAAADRTGSQGRTTRPVPGRVVPGGNVAAGPEPWPRGVHRPAGARGAARVGPGTRAPATPVAPAPHAAGPPTPPPPSRPVPVRPTMPRTSGGPPAPDPGVPGAAGQRPDGARGPQHPRGDGNSDGHRARPAAAPGDQPTVPTPAHHPGHDGDA, from the coding sequence GTGCCGACTGACCAGTTCACGTACGGACTCCCCATCCGGGAGCTCCTGCTCGTCGGGCTGGTCGCCGCCGGCGCCACGCTGCTGCTGACCGGGCCGGTCCGGATGCTGGCGCTGAAGGTCGGTGCGGTCGCCTGGCCGCGGGGACGGGACGTGCACGTCACCCCGACCCCGCGGTGGGGCGGCCTCGCGATGTTCGGCGGGGTGCTGGCCGGATTGCTGCTGTCGTTGCAGCTCCCGGCCCTGCGGCTGGCCTACTTCGAGCAGAGCACCGAGGTGGTCGGGGTCGTCGTCGCGACCGCGCTGCTGGTCGGCGTCGGGATGCTCGACGACCGCTACGACCTCGACGCCCTCACCAAGTTCGCCGCCCAGGTCACAGCGGCCGGGCTGCTGGTGCTCTACGGCGTGCAGTGGGTGACCGTGTGGATCCCCATCGGCGGCGAGTCCTTCCTCAGCGGCTCGCTGTTGCTGCTGGGGCAGGGGCAGTCGGTGCTCATGACGGTGCTGGTCACCGTGGTGCTGGTCAACGCGATGAACTTCGTCGACGGACTCGACGGGCTCGCCGCCGGCATCGGGCTGATCACCACGCTGGCGACCGCGGTGTTCTGCGTCGGTCTCATCAGCAAGAACGGCAACGACCCGGCCGCGTTCGTGCCCTCGCTGATCGCGGTGGTTCTCGCCGGGTCCTGCCTGGGGTTCCTGCCGCACAACTTCCACCCGGCCCGGATCTTCATGGGCGACACCGGCTCGATGATGGTCGGGGTCATGCTCTCCGCGGCGATCACGACCGCCTCGGGCCGGATCCCGCCCGACGACACGGCGGCCGGGAACATCCTGGCCCTGGTCTCCCCGGTCATCGTGCTGGTCGGGATCGTATTCATCCCGTCGCTCGACCTGCTCATGGCGGTCGTACGCCGCACCCGGGCCGGGACCAGCCCGTTCAGCCCGGACAAGATGCACCTGCACCACCGGCTGCTGCAGGTCGGGCACAGCCACCGGCGCGCGGTGCTGCTGGTCTACCTGTGGGTCGCGGTGATCGCCTTCGGTGCGGTCGCACTCGCCCTGGTCCCGCGCACCGGGCTGGTGCTCGCCGCGACCGGGATCGCGCTGGCGGTGGCGTTCGTGGCCTCGGCCGTGCCGCACCGGTCGCGGATGCGCAGCGCCTCCGCGGCGGCGTCCCCCGCCGGCCAGACGGCGATCGCCTCGACCGACGACCTGCCCACCTCCGACGTCGACGACCACCGGTCCGGCGGGAGCCCGACCACGGACGGTCCCGGCTCCGGCGGCAGCCCGGCCGCGACGGGCGCCACCGGCCATCGGAGCGGCGCGAACGCAGCCACGGACGGCCCCGCCGACCGTCGTTCGGCCGGGAGGCCGGCGGCGAACGGGGCCGGCGATCGTCGTTCCGCCGGGAACCCTGCCGCGAACGGAGCCGCCGACCGTCGCCCGGGCGCGAACACGGCGGCGGACGCTGCCGCTGCCGACCGCACCGGGTCGCAGGGGCGTACCACGCGGCCCGTGCCCGGACGGGTCGTGCCGGGCGGGAACGTCGCCGCCGGGCCCGAGCCGTGGCCCCGTGGCGTGCACCGCCCCGCGGGCGCCCGTGGTGCGGCCCGGGTCGGACCCGGCACACGGGCCCCCGCGACGCCCGTCGCGCCGGCGCCGCACGCCGCCGGCCCGCCCACCCCACCGCCCCCGTCGCGGCCGGTCCCGGTCCGTCCGACGATGCCGCGCACGTCCGGCGGCCCGCCCGCACCGGACCCGGGGGTCCCCGGAGCTGCGGGCCAGCGTCCCGACGGCGCCCGCGGCCCGCAGCACCCCCGGGGCGACGGGAACTCCGACGGCCACCGCGCCCGCCCCGCCGCGGCACCGGGGGACCAGCCGACCGTCCCCACCCCGGCGCACCACCCCGGTCACGACGGCGACGCCTGA
- the prfA gene encoding peptide chain release factor 1 has product MSTQSVDALLDEHAELEQRLADASVLSDQAQARKLGRRYAELGPVVRCARELAQVREDRDAARELAAEDRTFAAEADALDTRIVELETELTELLRPRDPHDGDDVLMEVKSGEGGEESALFAGDLVRMYTRYAESRGWKVEVLGSTPSDLGGYKDITLSLRSKDPVDGAWAALKFEGGVHRVQRVPVTESQGRIHTSAAGVLVFPDTDDAGDVEINDADIRVDVYRASGHGGQSVNTTDSAVRITHLPTGIVVTCQNERSQLQNKARAMDVLRVRLQAKAEAEAAEAASEQRRSQVRTVDRSERIRTYNYPENRISDHRVGFKAYNLSAVLDGHLADVLAALTAAERAEAMAGEQEQE; this is encoded by the coding sequence ATGAGCACGCAGTCGGTCGACGCCCTGCTCGACGAGCACGCCGAGCTGGAGCAGCGCCTCGCCGACGCGAGCGTCCTCTCCGACCAGGCGCAGGCCCGCAAGCTCGGCCGTCGCTACGCCGAGCTCGGGCCGGTCGTGCGCTGCGCCCGCGAGCTCGCTCAGGTCCGTGAGGACCGCGACGCCGCCCGCGAGCTGGCCGCCGAGGACCGCACCTTCGCCGCCGAGGCCGACGCCCTGGACACCCGCATCGTCGAGCTCGAGACCGAGCTGACCGAGCTGCTGCGCCCGCGCGACCCGCACGACGGCGACGACGTCCTGATGGAGGTCAAGTCCGGTGAGGGCGGCGAGGAGTCCGCGTTGTTCGCCGGGGACCTCGTGCGGATGTACACCCGCTACGCCGAGAGCCGCGGCTGGAAGGTCGAGGTGCTCGGTTCCACCCCGTCCGACCTGGGTGGGTACAAGGACATCACCCTGTCGCTGCGCAGCAAGGACCCGGTCGACGGGGCGTGGGCCGCGCTGAAGTTCGAGGGCGGCGTGCACCGCGTGCAGCGTGTCCCGGTGACCGAGTCGCAGGGCCGCATCCACACCTCCGCGGCGGGCGTCCTGGTCTTCCCCGACACCGACGACGCCGGAGACGTCGAGATCAACGACGCGGACATCCGGGTCGACGTCTACCGGGCGTCGGGCCACGGCGGGCAGAGCGTCAACACCACCGACTCCGCGGTGCGGATCACGCACCTGCCGACCGGCATCGTCGTGACCTGCCAGAACGAGCGCTCCCAGCTGCAGAACAAGGCCCGTGCGATGGACGTGCTGCGGGTCCGGCTGCAGGCGAAGGCCGAGGCCGAGGCGGCCGAGGCGGCCTCGGAGCAGCGCCGTTCGCAGGTCCGCACGGTGGACCGCTCCGAGCGGATCCGCACCTACAACTACCCGGAGAACCGGATCTCCGACCACCGGGTCGGGTTCAAGGCCTACAACCTGTCCGCGGTCCTCGACGGCCACCTGGCCGACGTCCTCGCCGCGCTGACCGCGGCCGAGCGTGCCGAGGCCATGGCGGGGGAGCAGGAGCAGGAGTGA
- the rpmE gene encoding 50S ribosomal protein L31, whose amino-acid sequence MREGIHPQYVDTQVTCGCGNQFTTRSTKNNGAISVEVCSACHPFYTGKQKILDSGGRVARFEARYGKRERAAK is encoded by the coding sequence ATGCGCGAGGGAATCCACCCTCAGTACGTCGACACCCAGGTCACCTGCGGTTGCGGCAACCAGTTCACCACCCGCAGCACCAAGAACAACGGCGCCATCAGCGTCGAGGTCTGCTCCGCCTGCCACCCGTTCTACACCGGCAAGCAGAAGATCCTGGACTCCGGTGGCCGCGTGGCCCGCTTCGAGGCCCGCTACGGGAAGCGCGAGCGCGCCGCCAAGTAG
- a CDS encoding L-threonylcarbamoyladenylate synthase produces MSAPQTQPLFDCSVPAERTRGLTAAARAVRAGELVVLPTDTVYGIGCDAFNGTAVRALLAAKRRGPDMPVGVLVGSWTTIDGLVSTVPQSARALIEAFWPGEVSLVLEHAPSLAWDLGSTRGTVMLRMPLHPVALELLREAGPMAVSSANTSGNPPASNVTEAITQLASTVQVYLDGGPSGDPVASTIVDLTGARPRLLREGGVTAEQVEEVVGQEIDRV; encoded by the coding sequence GTGAGTGCACCGCAGACCCAGCCGCTGTTCGACTGCAGCGTCCCCGCCGAGCGCACGCGTGGTCTGACCGCCGCCGCGCGCGCCGTCCGGGCGGGTGAGCTGGTCGTCCTGCCCACCGACACCGTCTACGGCATCGGCTGCGACGCGTTCAACGGCACCGCCGTGCGCGCGCTGCTCGCCGCCAAGCGGCGCGGTCCGGACATGCCGGTCGGCGTGCTGGTCGGTTCCTGGACCACCATCGACGGTCTCGTGTCGACGGTCCCGCAGTCCGCGCGGGCCCTGATCGAGGCGTTCTGGCCGGGCGAGGTGTCGCTCGTCCTGGAGCACGCGCCGTCGCTGGCCTGGGACCTGGGTAGCACCCGCGGCACGGTGATGCTGCGCATGCCGCTGCACCCGGTCGCGCTGGAGCTGCTGCGCGAGGCCGGGCCGATGGCGGTGTCGAGCGCGAACACCTCGGGCAACCCGCCGGCGTCCAACGTGACCGAGGCGATCACCCAGCTGGCCTCGACCGTGCAGGTCTACCTCGACGGCGGCCCGTCCGGCGACCCGGTCGCCTCGACCATCGTCGACCTCACCGGCGCACGTCCGCGCCTGCTGCGGGAGGGCGGGGTGACCGCCGAGCAGGTCGAGGAGGTCGTCGGCCAGGAGATCGACCGGGTCTGA